A genome region from Alicyclobacillus acidocaldarius subsp. acidocaldarius DSM 446 includes the following:
- a CDS encoding GNAT family N-acetyltransferase has product MNEFSIRRLAYFERPPIDLLVQADPDVDVVNQYISRGITYVGELDGNVIGCYVLLQTRPMIVELVNVAVAEDKQGQGYGKQLIQHAVQQARSMGYKSIEIGTGNSSIGQLALYQKCGFRIVGVDFDFFTRHYKEPIFENGIQCRDMIRLVQHIE; this is encoded by the coding sequence GTGAATGAATTTTCTATTAGACGATTAGCCTATTTTGAACGACCACCTATAGATTTGCTCGTTCAAGCAGACCCAGACGTTGATGTGGTAAATCAATATATTTCCCGCGGGATTACATACGTTGGTGAGCTTGATGGAAATGTGATTGGATGCTACGTGCTCCTTCAAACCCGGCCTATGATTGTCGAATTGGTTAACGTTGCCGTTGCGGAAGACAAGCAAGGACAGGGATATGGCAAACAGCTCATTCAACATGCCGTTCAACAAGCTCGCTCAATGGGATACAAATCAATCGAAATAGGAACTGGTAACTCCAGCATTGGGCAGCTTGCTTTATATCAAAAATGTGGCTTTCGGATCGTCGGGGTTGATTTCGATTTCTTTACACGACATTACAAAGAACCGATATTTGAGAACGGAATTCAATGTCGTGATATGATTCGTCTCGTCCAACACATAGAATGA
- a CDS encoding DMT family transporter gives MAVSGAVAVVRRMRSMAQGNRFRRFRGIGLALLGSILWGVSGTAAQVLFQADHVNPAWLVAVRMVVAGVLLLAACCFKEGVQAFAPWRAPHSAVRTAVFGLAGLLGVQYTYFAAIHAGNAATATVLQYMAPIVIVGYASARSRRAPTALQIICVGLALLGCLLLVTNGHIERLAVSGACVAWGLLSAVAVAIYSIFPVPLIAAFGPLSITAWGMLVGGAAVGLATAPYLPVPHLSAEAWCLVAFVVVFGTLIPFYLYLASLRDITPADASLVASGEPLAATALAVTVLHQPLTWAALLGMGCVLLTVTLLARAKS, from the coding sequence ATGGCGGTGTCTGGGGCTGTCGCAGTGGTACGCAGAATGCGCTCGATGGCGCAGGGAAACCGATTTCGGCGTTTTCGCGGCATCGGGCTTGCGCTCTTAGGTTCCATTCTCTGGGGTGTCTCCGGCACGGCGGCGCAGGTCCTCTTCCAGGCGGATCACGTCAATCCCGCCTGGCTCGTCGCGGTGCGCATGGTTGTCGCGGGTGTGCTCCTGCTCGCGGCGTGCTGCTTCAAAGAGGGTGTGCAGGCCTTCGCGCCGTGGCGCGCGCCGCACTCCGCCGTCCGGACGGCCGTCTTCGGTTTAGCCGGGCTCCTCGGCGTGCAGTACACCTATTTCGCAGCGATTCACGCGGGCAACGCGGCCACGGCGACCGTGCTCCAGTACATGGCGCCCATCGTCATCGTCGGGTACGCGTCCGCGCGATCCCGCCGGGCCCCAACCGCACTCCAAATCATCTGTGTGGGTTTGGCGCTTCTCGGCTGCCTGTTGCTCGTCACGAATGGCCACATCGAGCGGCTGGCTGTTTCGGGGGCGTGCGTGGCATGGGGGCTCCTTTCGGCGGTTGCAGTCGCCATCTACAGCATCTTTCCGGTACCGCTCATCGCCGCGTTTGGCCCGTTGTCGATCACGGCGTGGGGCATGCTGGTGGGCGGCGCTGCGGTGGGGCTCGCGACCGCGCCATACCTCCCGGTGCCCCACCTCTCCGCGGAGGCGTGGTGCTTGGTGGCCTTCGTGGTGGTGTTCGGGACGCTGATACCCTTTTACCTGTACCTGGCGAGCCTTCGCGACATCACCCCGGCGGACGCGAGCCTCGTCGCGAGCGGCGAGCCGCTGGCGGCGACTGCGCTCGCTGTGACCGTGCTGCATCAGCCCCTGACCTGGGCTGCGCTACTTGGCATGGGTTGTGTCCTTTTGACCGTGACGCTTTTGGCGCGGGCGAAGTCCTAG
- a CDS encoding Nif3-like dinuclear metal center hexameric protein, with protein sequence MRVRDVIAALESMMPCDDEAISVDGLVCGDAEAPVRAVGVTFVASMSVVEAARAKGIGLLLSHEGAFFRHQGDAPANDAVASQKKRRLLDLGVAVYRLHDRPHRTAPDWIAEGLAEALGWAADVRLRLAAPCDVPVVVWPEGRRLDDVMRDVCARLGVPRVRISGRADVVRRAALLPGYRGTGDLVAHVFRETGADVVLAGEGPEWEAMEYARDAAAMGFSRAVLWLGHQVSESPGMRRIADALRSRCSAPVIWLDQPEAFAWSRGSS encoded by the coding sequence ATGCGGGTGAGAGACGTGATCGCGGCGCTTGAATCGATGATGCCCTGCGACGACGAGGCCATCTCCGTCGACGGCCTCGTGTGCGGGGATGCGGAGGCGCCGGTGCGCGCCGTCGGCGTGACGTTTGTCGCATCCATGTCCGTCGTGGAGGCGGCGCGGGCGAAAGGGATTGGTCTTCTGCTCAGCCACGAGGGCGCCTTCTTTCGCCACCAAGGCGACGCGCCCGCCAATGACGCCGTCGCTTCGCAGAAGAAGCGGCGCTTGCTCGATCTCGGCGTCGCGGTGTATCGCCTGCACGATCGGCCGCATCGCACGGCGCCCGACTGGATCGCCGAGGGGCTTGCGGAGGCGCTTGGGTGGGCGGCGGACGTGCGTCTGCGGCTTGCGGCGCCGTGCGACGTGCCCGTCGTCGTCTGGCCAGAAGGCCGGCGGCTGGACGACGTCATGCGGGACGTATGCGCTCGGCTCGGCGTGCCGCGCGTGCGCATCTCCGGCCGCGCCGACGTGGTGCGCCGCGCCGCCCTGCTGCCCGGCTACCGGGGCACGGGCGATCTCGTCGCCCACGTGTTTCGCGAGACGGGCGCCGATGTGGTGTTGGCCGGCGAGGGGCCGGAGTGGGAGGCGATGGAGTACGCGCGCGATGCCGCTGCGATGGGATTTTCCCGCGCCGTGTTGTGGCTCGGTCACCAGGTGAGCGAGTCGCCGGGCATGCGGCGCATTGCCGACGCTCTTCGATCCCGGTGTTCCGCCCCCGTGATCTGGTTGGATCAGCCCGAGGCGTTCGCCTGGAGCCGTGGATCGTCCTAA
- the tenA gene encoding thiaminase II, which translates to MSFSASLIAMSNPILDAILRHPFVRGIAEGNLSKAAAIRYVSQDQPYLETYLRVFAHAAALAPRHEDVADFHGRMSLLLGGETQAHDNLLRYAGATPHDVEGQPKLPTLHHYESHLLASAARGDFAELVAAILPCHHVYVEIGQRLEPILEEKPDHPFAAWIRFYADPGMQDATHRLFAMIDREAAHFSTERARRVEAAFVASCHLEYRFFDMAYRGESWLPKEALSDVSTP; encoded by the coding sequence ATGTCCTTTTCCGCATCGCTGATTGCCATGTCCAACCCCATCCTCGACGCCATCCTGCGCCATCCGTTCGTGCGAGGAATCGCCGAAGGGAACCTCTCGAAAGCGGCGGCCATTCGCTACGTCAGCCAGGACCAGCCGTATCTGGAGACCTACCTGCGCGTCTTCGCACACGCCGCGGCGCTTGCGCCTAGGCACGAAGACGTGGCCGACTTCCACGGGCGCATGTCCCTTCTCCTCGGCGGCGAAACCCAGGCACACGACAACCTGCTGCGCTACGCAGGGGCGACGCCGCACGATGTGGAGGGCCAGCCGAAGTTGCCCACCTTGCACCACTACGAGAGCCACCTCCTGGCCTCGGCGGCGCGCGGCGACTTCGCGGAACTCGTGGCGGCCATCCTGCCGTGCCATCACGTGTATGTCGAGATCGGCCAGCGGCTCGAACCCATCCTCGAGGAGAAGCCGGATCACCCGTTCGCGGCCTGGATCCGCTTCTACGCCGATCCCGGCATGCAAGACGCCACACATCGCCTCTTCGCGATGATCGATCGGGAGGCCGCGCACTTCTCGACCGAGCGGGCCCGGCGGGTCGAGGCGGCGTTTGTCGCGAGCTGCCACCTCGAGTACCGGTTCTTCGACATGGCCTACCGCGGCGAGTCGTGGCTCCCGAAGGAGGCGTTGAGCGATGTTTCGACACCCTGA